The following DNA comes from Lathamus discolor isolate bLatDis1 chromosome 5, bLatDis1.hap1, whole genome shotgun sequence.
GCCCGCGAATCGCGTCCGCCCCTGCAGGGCCGGGTGCCGCTTTCGTGAGGGGGCTGGTTTGAAACAGCGTGTTAAACTGTGTCCTTGCAGCGATGGCCGTGGCTCGCACCTGACAGACCGGCCCCGGTGCTTCACCGGCATCTCATTGCAGCGGCAGCAGGAAGGGTCCCTGAGGAAGAGAGCTTTCTGCATCTACGTCGCCACTTCCCAGGGGTGGAGTGTGGCCAGGGAAGGCTGACGTCCGCCTTGTCACTTGCAGGAGGGCAACAAGGGAAGATGGACAAAGGGAATGTGACCGCATGGGATGGTGAGCTGTCTGGGGCGGGACGTGCaatgccagggcctcaccaccctcacagggaacaacttctgcctaagagctcatctcagtctcctctctgtcaggttaaagccattcccccttgtcctgtccctacaggcccttgtcaaaagtccctctccaggtttcttgtcagcccctttaggcactggaagctgctctaaggtctccctggaaccttctcttccttaggctgaacaagccctgctctctcagcctgtccctaTAGcaggggtgctccagcccttggagcatctttgtggcttcctctggactcactccaacagctccacatacTTCTTCACATTggggtcccagagctggatgcaggactgcagggggggtcttactagagcagagcagaggagaatcccctccctcgacctgctggtcacgctgctggtgatgcagcccagtacacggttggtttctgggctcaagcgcacactgctgggtcatggggagcttctcactgaccaacaccccaagtccttctcctcagggctgctctcaatccagtcttccaagcctgtgtttgtgcttgggactgCCCTGAGCCATGTACAAGACCTTgcccttggccttgttgaactgtAAAAGGTTTGCACTGTCCtgcctctccagcctgtccaggtccctctggatcccatcccttccctccagcatgtccactgcaccacacagctcagtCCCAACACCGAGCCCTGAGAAATGCCACTGGCTTTCActtggacatcaagccattgaccacaactctgccATCCCAAATTCCCCAAAGCCTCTTCACCAAATGTTTGCCTGTCCTCTGTCCCTCTGAACAGTTATTGCATGTGCTTTCTTTATGCACCTGCACTGGACCTGCTTTATTTTGGATTCCGCAGTGCAGACCACTGCTAATCCTAGCCTGGAATTTTGAGCTTGTCGtgcttttcctcacaggagTGCTTGCTCACCTGGAAATGCTGGAGGTGCGGGCTCATGAGGCAGCCATGAAGCAACAGGAAAAGGAGCTGCAAGAAGAGAAGCTTGCCAGGCTGAAAGCGAGAGTGAAGGAGCTGAGACTCCAGAGGGATGAGCTACGGGCTAAAGTGGATCTGCAGGAAAAGAAGGTGATAAAGGGCTCACTGCAGAGATGTGATAGAGGGCTCTGGTTTGTTTCTGCTCTCAGGGAATGGGTTCACTGAGGTTACTCATATAGACTCatatcatttttttattttctctttttaagtgaCACACAGTCCCGGTGTCCCATGTTTTTAGTGCCATGTAGTCCAGAACTCTTGTGTCTACTTGCTTGCAGGTTGTGGGGCTGTTTCTGAACTCAAGAAAGAGttcttccctcctcttctgcttcttttcttctcttttccgcTTGAAATGCTGTCTTGCTTTTCTCAGAGCCAGGTTATTATTTCTCTGTATCCTGTTCCCTGCAGGTGACACATTTGTGTCAGTGATTTCtgatctctttttctcttctggctTTTGTAGCAACTTGAGAATGAAGGAGCCACATCAGATCCAGCACAGGCCAGTCCTAAGACTGTTTTACAGTGGAAGATAAAAAGCCTCCAGTCCATGCTGCAGGTCTTTTACCTCACAGGTAACACCCTGAGATCTGTGTGTGTTCTGCCAATGGCTGCATTTCTGGGGTGCTAAATTTTGGAAATGGAGCCTGATGGGAAGTGTAAGTGCCCTGGGAAcactgctgctcttgtgcttgAAGCCTTCAGAGTCTGAAACCACCGGAAGAGCAGTAGCTTTGCAGTTTCCTGCCTTTTACAGGAGGCCTCTGGGATGTTGCAGAAACTGTTATTTAGACTAAGACCTGGATCCTGGAAAATGTGTAACTACCTTAAGAATGAAATCTTTGGGAATTAGGCAGTTTCTGTATCCAGTACTCTGGGTCTTCCAAGCAAGCCTGTGAGGTCGGCACCCTCTTTTTATCTGCTCCTGGGCTTTTAAAGATAATGGTTTCCCAAAAGAGTCACCTTTGTCCTGGACAGTGCAAGGATGTGAGTCCTGCCTGATGCAAGTGGGCTGAGCCCCACCATGAGTACTCCTGTTGTTCTCCCTGGGGCAGCCAGGCGCTGCCTTCCTCACACAGCACACACTGCTCTCCCTGTCATGTTGGAGCCAGGACTGTGTTTCGAATTGGCAGCATAACTTGATTATTGGGAATTTAAGCTACCATTAAGCTGCTTGAATACATTAGAGGTCCCTTATTTATAAagttgctgtgttttgtgtcCTTAAACTTTTGCAAGTCCTCCTAGGATGCTCCCTGAGCGTGCCTAGGAACAGGACCCAGCACCTCATACAGCCTTTGTTGCTCCAACAAAGATGCCCTGTGGTGACGAGTTAAAGCACTGCTCAGTAAAGCTCTCTCTCTCTGGACCCAAGGGATCAGTGGGAAGCTGACCAGGCAGGGAGTGTGCTTCTGCATCAGCACAGCTTACGAGGGCACCTACTTGGATTCTTACTACCTGGACCTGCTCACCAAGTCAGAAGTGCAGATTTACCGCCACTCTGTCCCCCCCTTCATCCCCCTGGAGCAGATCGCCAAGCAGTACTTACAGACGGACATCAGGCGCTTCTTGTCTGTCTTGTCCGACCACCTGAATGCTTATGTTGGGAGGAGGTACCAAGCAGACCAGTTACAGGTACCAGTGGCTGCAGCAATACTCTTCACCCATCCTTTTCCCTGTGGTATACCAAGTGTTAGGAGTCTGAAgtgcggggtgggggggggatcTTGGCAGTTTTCTTTATGTGAAACGCTCATGGTTCTGGTTTTCAGAACTTTTTAAGTTACGTCGTGGCTGTAAACTCAGTTCCATCCACTGTCACGTACTTGGGTGCTGTCTCGTGGGTCAGTTAACATCTACTGCCAAGCTCCAGAGGCCCCTAAGCAGAAATAGCTGTGATCTTGTAAAAAGCTGCTGGAGGGCATGGCTTAGGGGCTTGTTAAACTCTTAAGAGCACTGGTTTATTTAAGTCTTTTCCATGCAAAGACTGCTCAAAGGGCAGGCCAGGCTGGTGCTTGGGGCGCTGCGCCTGCCAAactcccagccctgtgctgatgGACTCCCTAGCTTCACATTTCAGAAGTTGTCTTTGTCCCTTCAGGAACACTTTTCAGACCAGATAAAAGGAACCTTGCAGAGAAACTCCTTGTGTAACTTGCTGGTCTTTACTTACAACTTGCCAAGTGAAAACAAGACCTTTCCATTCAACATGAGGCTGCTTTATGGTGATCTCTGTCGCAGCCTCCCCACTGAAGTCGTCGTTTCCTGCACACGTAAGCGGACCCTGAAGGGGTCTGTCTGGGGGATGTGGGGTGGGCAGAGCATACTGTGGTTCTGCAGATGAATGGGGGTTCTTTCTTGTTGAGTTTAAGGACAAAAGGGAGCAAGCTGTCATATTTCTGAGGGAGAGAAGATTATAGAAGGAATTGTGTGTAGTCAGTGCTGGGTTTTGAAGCACTTGTAATTCATCCCTAGCACAGATCTCTTGCAACACTGGCAAGATGGGATGGCTGGAAGGAGGGAAATATAATGGGGCTGAGAAGGAAAAGTTTGAGTGCAAGCTTGGATCAAGCTTCAAATGGACAGGCTGCTCATTCCCAGTTTTCACTTACTCAAAGTGCAGAGTCTGGTATGGTCCCAGCTGGATCAGGACACTGTTTCCACAAGTCCCACAGATAGAGGCCAGCCTGTACTAGTGTGCTCTGTGCACATGGGAGAGTCTGGTGAGCAAATCCAGCCAGAAACTTGGAAGCTGTCAAGtcttaatcatagaatggtttggaccATGCTAtgacaagcccagctccctcagcttctcctcctctgtAGAAGTGCTTCAGGCCTTGGAGCATCCTTGCGGCCTCCTGTGGACTAAATCCAATGAGTGTCTTCTGAGATAAGAGAGCAGTGAGGTGGCCCAGGCTCCTGCATTGCTGTCCTCGCCCTTTGGCAGTGGGTGTTTCTTAAGGCACTTGCTTTCTGCAGCCTTCAAATCCCGTGGGGGAGCTGCAGCATTCTGAAGGATCGGGAAGGAGGGTGAAGGGTTATGAGAAATTAAAACTGGCGAGGGAGAGCAAGAGACTCCCTCGGGACAGGAGAAGAATGAGAAGCAAATAGTTTTCTATTGACAATGTGGTGTTCCTTTCCCCACTGATCCGTCCTTCTCCCTGCCAGCGGACGCTCCCGCCTCTCTAACAGAGACTGCCACAGCTCACTCGGACCTGTTCCGCCGCGTGCCCCTGCACAAAGCCTTCCGCTCCTTCAGCAGTGCAGGAGAAACCCTGGATGGGACACCCTGACCTTCCCTGGTCCCCCGGCTGCCCTTCCTGTGGGAGCTCATCTCAAAGCACAGATGTTTTCCGTGGACTTGCTGGTGGGACCCCCCAAGTAGCAAGTGACTGAATCTTGAGAGCAATGTTTCCTTGAGGCTTTCAGGCTCTCTCGTTGCAGGTAATCTTCCCCTAGCGCTGTGCTGCTCTCGTGTCTGAATGCTGACCTCTGTGGTCGGTGCCACAGGTCTTCATGGCTGCAGGAAACGTCTCACAGCTGGGATTAGACATTGTATCAAAACTTCAGGATCTCAGTGTTCTGGGGACAGTGCCCTGTGGATCATCCAGCACACCCCACAAAGAGGGGAGCGAGCGGCAAAATTGGTGTTCTGCTTATTATAGCCAGGAAAGGGCTTTGTGTTAGAGCTGGAAGGGGTTGAGGGACAGAGGTGAGGTTTAATTATTGTCAGCTGCATTAACCCCCAGCCCCTGAGCCTCAACACTGAATTTACCAGAAATTTCATTCCAGTAGTGCCTTGACACCTGCTATTTCCTGCCCTTCAGGCACGGGGCAGCTTCGCTGGTGCCCTGTTGTGCTTCAAGTCTGGGTCAGGTCTTTAAAACTTGTCTTGTAGCAGTACTTTAACGTCTTGTTAATAAAAGTTCTGTGCTACCAAAATTGTcctgtttagaaaaaaattatctgttgATTTCCTTTAGCTTTGTAATGTGGTTTAGTAGAATAAAATGGGAGAAAATACTGTCATTTAAATCCCATCTCTCATTTCGTATGACCGTATCTGAGGGGCAGCTGTGAGTTCGCAGAGGATGCTGCTCTAACCTTGTGCACCTTCCTGTTGAGGGGAGGCAGAGATGTGGGGTgaagggctgggctgtgctttgGGGGCAAGTCAGTGGGAACCAGACCTTTAAGCTGCTGGGGTGAAGTGCCACAGCTTGTCACTGAGGCCACTGTGGTAAAGCCAGGCTTAACCGCAGTCTTGAGCGTAATACCCTGCACGTGTGGGACAGAGGGAGGCAGGTCCAGGCTGTAAGACCCATCCCGCCTCTGGACTTGTATCCCAgtgtgcaagcactgctgagAGGGATGTGCTGGGGGGTGTGGGTGCCTTCCTCTCTCCAGCATCACTCTGTGTCCCTGTGGGTGCTGTTTGCACCTGCAGCCCAGGCCCTGCAAGCACAGGGCTGTGGATGTGGATTTCCTTCTGCCTGACAGGGTGGGGGTTAAACTCCTGTGTCATTCCTATCGCCATTCCCAATGTTGAGGTACAGGTACTCTGCTGCCAGAGCCACCGAAGCCCCAAGAAGGCAGAGGAGTGAATGCCACTGGTGCGAGGTGCTCAGCCTCCCCTTTGAGGATCCCTCCAAAGCCCTCAGAAAGGCAACCAAGCCCTTCCCACTGTatccaaaaccccacaacaaagcAGGCGCAGAATCAGGCTTTGAAATTCAACTGCTTCTATTCAAGAAACTAGCGGCATAATTACACTCTGTGTGtgcctcccttctccccccagccctggcagcaccAGCTTTAACACACCggtcccctcctcagctggtcCCTTGTCCTCTTTTCCATCAAGCAAGAGCAAAGTGACTGCAGCATCCATGGGGCAGTGTCCAAGGCAAGTGCAAACCgtgctgcagggagggaagaggcaCAGTTAAAAATATAGATGTCAATCTGTActcatacatatttatatatctgAAATACACAATATtggttcctttttcttctttcccaagtCAAAGGCAGCAGTGTGCTCTCCAGCTCCCCCATCTCCTAACTACGGTGGTTTGTGACGGGGATGAACTTGGTACAAACTAACAGCAAGTCCTGGATGCTCTCGGTTTGTAGCTGCTGCTCCCGGCACACAGAAGAGACGTGGTGTCTTCCCATCCGGCCCTGAGTTTGGATCTCCTTGTGCCGAGCATGCGGCAGCCAGGGCCCGTGGTGCTACTTTAATGTCATGTTGTCTCCTTGCATGGCTGGTGGTGCAGCTGCATGTCCCCGGCCCCGTGCCCGCAGGGGCTGAGAGCTGGTGTGCGCTTGCACGCGAGCGTGAGCGGCTGGAGGAGCCCGTGTCTCcctcctgctcagctgcaggagcagtagAGCAAAGCCCCCACCAGGAACCTCCAGCAGGGGCTTGGAAAGGGCTATGCCAAGGGGGTGGTTTCTCAAGCTTGGTTCCAGATCCGGACTGTGGTGGGCTGGACATGTCCAGGTTCCTCCCTGAGCCGCCCTGCTCAACACCAGGAGGCAGTGGCTGTGGTGGCAGGCAGGCAATGGACCCTCATGAGCTGTCCACGACCTGATGGGGCAGGGTGACGGAGGAGCCGCTGATGAAGGAACCCTGCTTCTCCCGGCCCTTGAGGAAGAAGGTGAGCAGCTCTCCTTTGCCCTTGACATAGATGGCTCCCCGGCGCACAAAGCGGAAGCCGTACTCCTTCAGGATGAGGTGGGTCTCTTCCACCACCTGCAGGGACATGTTGGGAGGCTGAGAGATCCTTGTGTGGCACATGGCATGGGAAGCAGGGACCCCCAGGGCCTAGCTCCCATCCCGTTGTCCTGGGGTGCCCTTTGAGCATCACCTTGCCCCATGCCCAGCTAAGAGCCAGCCCTAACCCTCCCATAtgcttccagcagcacttctcccctcccacccaCAGCCTGGGGTGTTTTGAGGGCTGCACCCCTCCATGGGTAGCCAGTTTGTCCCCTCCTCATCACCACACCTGTATGTTCCCCATCACGCCGGTGGACTCCATCCTGCTGGCCACATTCACTGTGTTGCCCCAGATGTCGTAGTGTGGCTTGCGGGCACCGATGACACCTGCCAGCACGGCCCCCTTGTTCATGCCTGCAAAAGACGGGGAGCAGAGGttatctctgtgcctggtgacATGGATGGGACATCCTAATCAGAAGGAGAGTCTGTCCCAGGGAAGGGGTGAGGACAATGAGGCTCCTCCCAGCCTTGCTGCCTTCAGCTGCTGAACTGAAGCTGCTGCCAGTGTCCCATCACTGTTGGGGAAGGAGGGACAAGGGAGGCTGAGGCAGACCCTGCCCCATGCTAGTGGACTTGCCTATACGGAGCATGAAGTTGTTGAAGGACTGGTAGTTGATGTTCATCAGCGTCACCTTCATGGCTAAGGCAAAGTCGGCCAAGTCAGCCAAGTGCTGCCAGCGCTCCTTATCTGAGAGGGTTTCCTTCTGCAAGAGCAACACGGATGAGGCCTGCCCACCCCTTGCCTCTACTGTCCCGCATCCCCATGGGGACCCCTCACCTTGGTGCTGTAGCCATTGGCATTGACATCAGGGGTCACTCCAGAAGCGGCCATGTAGGTGCTGCcaatggttttgattttggtGATGCAGCGGAACTGGGGTTCATCCAGGAGCTGAGTCATGGAGACAAGACCCTCTGGCACCCCAGGGCCAGTGCAGGTCCTTCTGCCCCTAGAtggggcaggaagggaaggCCTAGCCAAGCCCCGCACCATCCCCATGGCCAGTTCCATCCTAACTCACTGCGTCAAAGTCAGAGATGATCTCGTTGAGGAACCGCAGGCACTCAATGCCCCCGTTGTTGATGCTCTCCTCTGTGTAGAAGTCGGCAAAGTTGGGGAGGGAGGCGAACATGACGCCAATCTCATCGTAGGACTGGCTGTACAGCTCCtggggacaggatgggatggTGGTTGTAGGCCagggacatagaatcatagactgatTTGGGTAGGAAAAGaacttaagctcatccagttccaacccctgccacagggagggacacctcgcacaagaccatgtcgcccaaagccccttctaacctggccttcaaaactgctagggatggagcattcaccactttgGGCAACCAAACAAGTGCCCACGCATGacaccagcacctccagcaaATCCAAACCCTCCCATGAAACCATGCATCATCTTCCACCAGCCAAAGCCTATCCCACCCACTCCCAAAATGGGAGCAAATACCCCCTCCTGGGTGCCCCTCACCTCGTCCCGCTTCTTGGAGCCCAGGAAGTGCCGGGCCACGTGCTCGGGCAGCATGTTGGTGACAAGGGCCTCATTCCAGCGCCGCATCTCATAGACCCGCTCCTTCTGGTCATGGACATCAATCTTCCAGAGGAAGAGGGTCCTGGCCAGCTTCTCCACCTGTGGGTGGGGAACAAGGCTCACCCCCTCTTGCCACCCACCAATGGGTCCCTTCCAGTGCTGGGAGAATCCTGTGGGGTGGGTGTGAGCTTGGAAGAAGGCTCTGGCACAAGGTGAAGGCCTAACTGGGGAATTGAGACCTGCTCCAAGGTGCAAACAGAATCCTCACGAGGCAGGCATGGGCCTTAGGGCCACCATATTGCTGCCCACCCCTAACTGTGGGGTGAGATGGAAGTGATGTGGTCCTGGAGAGCCCTTAGGTGGGCTTCCTTAGAGAAGAGCTGGAGATGCTGCCTTGGAGCTTACAAGCGGCACGGACAGGGGCTGAGGATGAAGATGCAGAGGGGAGGGGAATGAGTCACTCACGTGGCGAGAGAAGTAGTAAAAGCTGAGCATCACGATGAAGATCATCGCTGTCATGGAATACTTGGAGGGGACCAGCAAGGACCTGCGGCAGAGGTGACACAGCGTGGATGGGCGGTGGGTATGGCTGTGCCCCCCAACCCATgcccacccccctgccacccCTTACGTGCTTTGCTGGCCATGGCGGCGGTCGTACTGGTCAAAGATGTGCTCCCAGGCGTATATGTTGACAGCACCGGTGGCCCCAGTGATCAGCACCATGAGGGTCAGCTTGACCATGTGGCTGACCTGCACCAGCATGATGGTGGCCACCAAGGCCAGCAGGGCAATGTAGCTGTAGTACTtgggctgctcccagcagccgCCTGCCTGGGGTGGCCCTGCTGTCCCGTTGCCCATCCCGCTGTGGTCCTGCCGGCAGCTGAGCTGGGGGCATGAGGGCAGGGTGAGGAGGGGGTCAAGGTGCAcctctccatgggctgcatgGCCACCCAAAGGGACAGGAtgctttgcagagcaggaggaggacacCCAACCTAAATTCCCCACCCCTACAGTGCAGCCCTGCTCATTGCTTTAACTATCAGCTATGCGTAATTATGGACTGCTTGGATGGaggctggagaaggctcagCCCTGCTGGCACCCAGGCTGGTGGCTCACCATGTCCACGATATCTGCCATGGTGACGATGACAATGGCAGCCATGGCCCAGGTGTTGCGTGCCCAGCGGGTCCTGTCGATCCAGGTGGAGAAGGCCACGAGTTTTTTGGGGAAGAcctgcagggaaaggaaagtTGCTCAGGTGGGACACAGTGATGGGACATCATGGGACATCATGGACATCACGGTGTCCCATCACCATGAATGATGTCCTGTCTCACCCGGGGAAAGATGGCAGCCAATGAGCAGAGGGTGAGGATGAGCAGCAGGATCTCCCCCACCACAAAGGTCACATAGTTGGCCACCAACCTGCCAAAAAGCCCAAGGGGGGATGGGTTTGAAGCCCAGTGGTTTGAGGCCACCCATCCCCACTATCTCCCTGCCATACCAGGGGTCGATGAAGACCTCCACTAAGGCAGTGAAGAAGAGGACAACACAGGAGCAGCTGAAGGCTGCCCcgctctgcttctccttctccaCTGAGTAGCGTGTCTCCATCTCGGGGTCAATGAAGCGCATGGAGAGCCGGAAGGTGCTCTTCCCCTTCAGCCTGTTGGCAACAGCACCCATCAGAGCCTGGCAGCGCTGGGATGTGCTAAGCTGCACCGGGCTCTGCTGCCGGCCGGGGTGACTCACGCCTGGACGGACTCGCGCTCCAGCAGGGCTTCGTTGAGCAGCTTGTTGAGCTCCTGCTCGTTCTGCGAGGCGTCGATCACCCGCTCGGCCAGGTcccgcagccgcagccgccgccgaGGGTTGGGGAAGGAGGGGTTCACCGCCTGCGCCGGCACAGCCGAGCATCAGCAAGACCGTGCCAGCATCGATGGGATGTTCAACCACCACGGTGTGGCTAACAGCTGCCCCTCAAGCTGCTGGAAGGGGGATGCTTTACATGGGCTGTACCTCTCCATCATCCTCTCCGCACTCCAGGGTGCCCCTCACCCTGGAGTCAGGCTCCTCAGGCTCCTCAGGGCTGATGTAGGCCAGGCTGAGGCTGCCATTGCGCTCTTTAGTGTTGACCAACGGTGGGGAGCCGCCATGGGATGAGGCCAATGACAGCTTCTGCAAGGTGAAGGCGGTGGGTCACAGTGGGGTGTTCCCCCTACCCCAGCTTGCCATGGCTTTGCTGCCTCCACTCACCACCCCGTTGATGCCATTGCGCAGGGGCTGCTTGGGGACCACGACGAGGTAGGTGGCAATGCCCTTCTCTTTCAGGTACTCGCAGCGTGAACCTCCATCACCCGGCTCCACCTCGAACTCACCCTTCAGGCAATCCATAGTGCTCTGCGAGATGTGCACCCTCCTGCCAGCACCGGGCGCCAGTGtcacccatgggtgcagggCACCTGGTTCCCCACCACCCTCCTGCAGATGCTCACCCGGGGATGCCGCCTGCCTCCATCTTGTTGGCCACGGTGACATCGGTGGACCACACATCGTACTGCCAGCGCTtctgccccagcacccccccGAGCACTGTCCCGCTGTGCACACCCACCCGCATGTCCACCGCTGTCTTGGTCTTCTCCCGTACATAGCTGGAGAGGGGAGACAAGGTCAATACGGGGGGTCCCAACACATC
Coding sequences within:
- the CENPO gene encoding centromere protein O, whose product is MDKGNVTAWDGVLAHLEMLEVRAHEAAMKQQEKELQEEKLARLKARVKELRLQRDELRAKVDLQEKKQLENEGATSDPAQASPKTVLQWKIKSLQSMLQVFYLTGISGKLTRQGVCFCISTAYEGTYLDSYYLDLLTKSEVQIYRHSVPPFIPLEQIAKQYLQTDIRRFLSVLSDHLNAYVGRRYQADQLQEHFSDQIKGTLQRNSLCNLLVFTYNLPSENKTFPFNMRLLYGDLCRSLPTEVVVSCTPDAPASLTETATAHSDLFRRVPLHKAFRSFSSAGETLDGTP
- the ADCY3 gene encoding adenylate cyclase type 3; this translates as MPRNRAFSEPECSAEYSADYSVSLPSDPEHGVGRTHEVTVRSSGPCLCLPRFMRLTFAPESLENLYQTYFRRQRHETLLVLVVFAALFDCYVLIMCAMVYAPDKLAPVLAAVAGLVTHVLLFILCKYRLLPERVARRFLPYVLWVLILAQIFCYLGLNFSRSPEASDTVGWQAFFVFSFFITLPLRLVPIVLITAISCGIHTLVLGVTVAHQHQDALDEGTLLRQILSNVAIYLCAITVGTMSYYMADRKHRKAFLEARQSLEVKLNLEEQSQQQERLMLSILPKHVADEMLKDMKKDPSQKEMQQFNTMYMYRHENVSILFADIVGFTQLSSYCSAQELVKLLNELFARFDKLAAKYHQLRIKILGDCYYCICGLPEYREDHAVCSIMMGLAMVEAISYVREKTKTAVDMRVGVHSGTVLGGVLGQKRWQYDVWSTDVTVANKMEAGGIPGRVHISQSTMDCLKGEFEVEPGDGGSRCEYLKEKGIATYLVVVPKQPLRNGINGVKLSLASSHGGSPPLVNTKERNGSLSLAYISPEEPEEPDSRVRGTLECGEDDGEAVNPSFPNPRRRLRLRDLAERVIDASQNEQELNKLLNEALLERESVQALKGKSTFRLSMRFIDPEMETRYSVEKEKQSGAAFSCSCVVLFFTALVEVFIDPWLVANYVTFVVGEILLLILTLCSLAAIFPRVFPKKLVAFSTWIDRTRWARNTWAMAAIVIVTMADIVDMLSCRQDHSGMGNGTAGPPQAGGCWEQPKYYSYIALLALVATIMLVQVSHMVKLTLMVLITGATGAVNIYAWEHIFDQYDRRHGQQSTSLLVPSKYSMTAMIFIVMLSFYYFSRHVEKLARTLFLWKIDVHDQKERVYEMRRWNEALVTNMLPEHVARHFLGSKKRDEELYSQSYDEIGVMFASLPNFADFYTEESINNGGIECLRFLNEIISDFDALLDEPQFRCITKIKTIGSTYMAASGVTPDVNANGYSTKKETLSDKERWQHLADLADFALAMKVTLMNINYQSFNNFMLRIGMNKGAVLAGVIGARKPHYDIWGNTVNVASRMESTGVMGNIQVVEETHLILKEYGFRFVRRGAIYVKGKGELLTFFLKGREKQGSFISGSSVTLPHQVVDSS